Proteins from a single region of Chaetodon trifascialis isolate fChaTrf1 chromosome 10, fChaTrf1.hap1, whole genome shotgun sequence:
- the vps4a gene encoding vacuolar protein sorting-associated protein 4A: MTTSTLQKAIDLVTKATEEDKAKNYEEALRLYQHAVEYFLHAIKYEAHSDKAKESIRAKCVQYLDRAEKLKDYLKNKDKQGKKPVKEAQSNDKSDSDSEGENPEKKKLQEQLMGAIVMEKPNVRWNDVAGLEGAKEALKEAVILPIKFPHLFTGKRTPWRGILLFGPPGTGKSYLAKAVATEANNSTFFSVSSSDLMSKWLGESEKLVKNLFDLARQHKPSIIFIDEVDSLCGSRNENESEAARRIKTEFLVQMQGVGNNNDGILVLGATNIPWVLDAAIRRRFEKRIYIPLPEEPARAQMFRLHLGNTPHSLSEADLRQLAHKTDGYSGADISIIVRDALMQPVRKVQSATHFKKVRGPSRSNNQVMVDDLLTPCSPGDPAAIEMTWMDVPSDKLLEPIVCMSDMLRSLSTTRPTVNTEDLLKVKKFTEDFGMEG, from the exons ATGACAACGTCAACATTACAG AAAGCTATTGATCTTGTGACCAAAGCCACAGAGGAAGATAAGGCAAAGAATTATGAGGAGGCTTTGCGCCTGTACCAGCATGCTGTGGAGTATTTCCTACATGCCATCAAAT ATGAGGCCCACAGTGACAAGGCAAAGGAGAGTATACGAGCAAAGTGTGTGCAGTACCTGGACCGAGCGGAGAAACTTAAGGACTAcctgaaaaataaagacaaacaggGCAAAAAGCCAGTCAAGGAGGCACAGAGCAATGACAA gagTGATAGTGACAGCGAGGGTGAAaatccagagaagaagaagctgcaggagcaACTTATGG GCGCTATTGTAATGGAGAAGCCTAATGTCAGGTGGAACGATGTGGCCGGCCTGGAGGGAGCTAAGGAGGCTCTGAAGGAAGCTGTCATCCTGCCCATTAAATTCCCTCACCTCTTCACAG GCAAGCGCACTCCGTGGAGAGGCATCCTGCTGTTTGGTCCTCCGGGGACGGGCAAGTCGTACCTGGCTAAGGCCGTGGCCACTGAGGCCAATAACTCCACCTTtttctccgtctcctcctcgGACCTTATGTCCAAGTGGCTCGGAGAGAGTGAGAA GCTGGTGAAGAACTTGTTTGACCTGGCTCGCCAGCACAAACCCTCAATCATCTTCATCGATGAGGTGGACTCGCTATGCGGCTCCAGGAATGAGAATGAGAGCGAGGCTGCCCGCCGCATTAAGACAGAGTTCTTGGTTCAGATGCAGG GTGTGGGAAACAACAACGACGGTATCTTGGTACTTGGAGCCACCAACATCCCCTGGGTGCTAGATGCTGCCATCCgcagaag GTTTGAGAAGCGTATCTACATCCCTCTGCCGGAGGAGCCGGCTCGAGCTCAGATGTTCCGTCTTCATCTGGGCAACACGCCGCACAGCCTGAGCGAGGCCGACCTGCGGCAGCTCGCCCACAAAACAGACGGCTACTCCGGTGCCGACATCAGCATCATCGTCCGGGACGCGCTCATGCAGCCTGTTAGGAAGGTCCAGTCTGCCACACACTTCAAAAAG GTTCGTGGTCCGTCCCGAAGCAACAACCAGGTGATGGTGGACGACCTCTTGACTCCTTGTTCTCCCGGTGACCCTGCAGCCATAGAGATGACCTGGATGGATGTGCCTAGTGATAAGCTACTGGAGCCCATAGTCTGCATG TCGGACATGCTGCGCTCTCTGTCCACCACCCGTCCCACAGTCAACACTGAAGATCTGCTGAAGGTCAAGAAGTTCACAGAGGACTTTGGGATGGagggctga